A genomic stretch from Aedes albopictus strain Foshan chromosome 2, AalbF5, whole genome shotgun sequence includes:
- the LOC134288873 gene encoding uncharacterized protein LOC134288873 — MGSPLSPILADIVMENLLTRALRTANILPQFIRKYVDDLFLVLHKDQVNAVLDVFNTMNPRIVFTSEVEVNCQLPFLDLLVIRLPDGTIKTDWYTKPIASGRILNFFSFHSMDQKLSVARNFIDRVRSLSTTRSSEQQEQLIHTHLRKNDYPSALINRLLRQTQRIDTPDKPTIYRSIPYIQGLTPSLKRIIHSSGLAVGISHSNNNTVGKLYRNAKDPVPDMSKSNVIYRIDCQNCPGKYIGMTANKLRNRMYGHQTHVNTLEQHLAQGQQYTDLPVQQLREKSALINHCITHQHRFNISNPTIVDITYKKQALQVLEMCQIATTSNTVNHRTDTDNLSCAYAHLLSSIKTRREEESRASSTNSYNRPDSNDYPSQLTQTDTTTQTPHTVQIPQ; from the coding sequence ATGGGAAGTCCTCTTTCTCCAATATTGGCTGACATCGTTATGGAGAATCTGTTGACGAGAGCATTACGAACTGCTAACATTCTTCCGCAGTTTATACGTAAATATGTGGACGATTTGTTCCTTGTGCTTCATAAAGACCAAGTGAACGCAGTGTTAGATGTTTTCAACACAATGAACCCAAGGATTGTGTTTACATCCGAGGTTGAGGTTAACTGTCAACTACCATTCCTAGATTTGTTGGTAATTAGGCTACCAGATGGCACCATCAAAACGGACTGGTATACCAAGCCTATCGCATCCGGTAGAATTCTTAACTTTTTCTCGTTCCACTCCATGGATCAAAAACTTTCGGTGGCCAGGAATTTTATCGACCGGGTCCGTAGCTTGAGCACCACTCGCAGTTCGGAACAACAAGAACAGCTGATTCATACACACCTCAGAAAGAATGATTACCCCTCAGCTCTCATCAATCGTCTATTGCGTCAGACACAGCGTATAGACACACCGGATAAACCAACCATCTATCGATCGATCCCATACATCCAAGGCCTGACACCATCCCTAAAACGAATAATACACAGCAGTGGACTCGCTGTTGGGATTTCACACAGCAACAACAACACAGTGGGGAAGCTGTATCGTAATGCTAAAGATCCGGTACCGGACATGAGCAAAAGCAACGTAATATACAGGATCGACTGTCAAAACTGCCCCGGCAAATACATTGGAATGACGGCGAATAAACTCCGCAATCGCATGTATGGACACCAAACCCATGTCAACACACTGGAACAGCATCTAGCGCAAGGGCAGCAATATACCGATCTTCCAGTACAACAACTACGGGAAAAATCAGCATTGATCAACCATTGCATCACCCACCAACACCGGTTCAACATTAGCAATCCCACTAtcgtcgatataacgtacaagaaGCAAGCTCTGCAAGTGTTGGAAATGTGCCAGATCGCGACTACATCCAACACGGTCAACCATCGGACAGATACCGATAATCTAAGCTGTGCGTACGCACATTTACTCTCCTCTATCAAAACCCGAAGAGAGGAGGAGAGTCGTGCGTCGTCTACAAATAGTTATAATCGACCCGACTCCAACGACTACCCATCCCAACTAACACAGACAGACACAACCACCCAAACACCACACACTGTACAAATCCCTCAGTAA
- the LOC134288874 gene encoding uncharacterized protein LOC134288874, whose product MHTDIAVREQTRCQIINKTQNFVNKNRPLGTDPLEKFCRTASNITKKFIKSNPNILITEADKGNRTVIMHLDDYDSKMAQLIGDTSTYQQVNSDPTSRYERGNNNIVRRLYALQLIDARTKHRLTSYNAVCPRIYGQPKAHKPSLPLRPVVPNTTSPTYHLSKFIADILQNSFKSQYNAVDSKTFCAYVNQLTIPTDHVLVSFDAVSLFTNVTKDVVIHDIIMMWNEIQVNTNINLDLFLEIVDFCISGSFFCFRQKFYHQISGTAMGSPLSPILADIVMENLLTRALRTANILPQFIRKYVDDLFLVLHKDQVNAVLDVFNTMNPRIVFTSEVEVNCQLPFLDLLVIRLPDGTIKTDWYTKPIASGRILNFFSFHSMDQKLSVARNFIDRVRSLSTTRSSEQQEQLIHTHLRKNDYPSALINRLLRQTQRIDTPDKPTIYRSIPYIQGLTPSLKRIIHSSGLAVGISHSNNNTVGKLYRNAKDPVPDMSKSNVIYRIDCQNCPGKYIGMTANKLRNRMYGHQTHVNTLEQHLAQGQQYTDLPVQQLREKSALINHCITHQHRFNISNPTIVDITYKKQALQVLEMCQIATTSNTVNHRTDTDNLSCAYAHLLSSIKTRREEESRASSTNSYNRPDSNDYPSQLTQTDTTTQTPHTVQIPQ is encoded by the coding sequence ATGCACACGGATATCGCCGTCCGGGAACAAACGAGATGTCAGATTATTAACAAGACACAAAACTTCGTCAACAAGAACAGGCCTCTCGGGACCGATCCACTGGAAAAATTCTGTCGAACCGCAAGCAACATCACCAAAAAGTTCATCAAATCAAACCCGAACATACTGATCACCGAAGCTGACAAGGGGAACCGTACAGTCATAATGCATCTGGATGACTACGACAGCAAGATGGCACAGCTGATCGGGGATACCAGTACATATCAGCAGGTAAACTCGGATCCAACGAGCCGGTACGAACGGGGAAACAACAACATCGTCAGGAGACTGTACGCGCTACAGCTGATAGATGCCCGAACGAAACACAGACTCACAAGCTACAACGCTGTGTGTCCTCGTATATACGGACAGCCGAAGGCACACAAGCCGAGCTTACCGCTCAGGCCAGTGGTTCCCAACACAACATCTCCTACGTACCATTTGAGTAAGTTCATAGCTGACATActccaaaattctttcaagagtcaGTATAATGCCGTGGACTCGAAAACGTTCTGCGCATACGTCAATCAATTGACAATACCGACAGACCACGTACTGGTGTCTTTTGATGCAGTATCGTTGTTCACCAACGTTACTAAAGACGTCGTCATCCACGACATCATTATGATGTGGAACGAGATACAGGTTAATACGAACATAAACCTGGATCTTTTCCTGGAAATTGTGGACTTCTGCATAAGTGGCAGTTTCTTTTGTTTCCGCCAAAAATTCTACCACCAAATATCAGGCACGGCAATGGGAAGTCCTCTTTCTCCAATATTGGCTGACATCGTTATGGAGAATCTGTTGACGAGAGCATTACGAACTGCTAACATTCTTCCGCAGTTTATACGTAAATATGTGGACGATTTGTTCCTTGTGCTTCATAAAGACCAAGTGAACGCAGTGTTAGATGTTTTCAACACAATGAACCCAAGGATTGTGTTTACATCCGAGGTTGAGGTTAACTGTCAACTACCATTCCTAGATTTGTTGGTAATTAGGCTACCAGATGGCACCATCAAAACGGACTGGTATACCAAGCCTATCGCATCCGGTAGAATTCTTAACTTTTTCTCGTTCCACTCCATGGATCAAAAACTTTCGGTGGCCAGGAATTTTATCGACCGGGTCCGTAGCTTGAGCACCACTCGCAGTTCGGAACAACAAGAACAGCTGATTCATACACACCTCAGAAAGAATGATTACCCCTCAGCTCTCATCAATCGTCTATTGCGTCAGACACAGCGTATAGACACACCGGATAAACCAACCATCTATCGATCGATCCCATACATCCAAGGCCTGACACCATCCCTAAAACGAATAATACACAGCAGTGGACTCGCTGTTGGGATTTCACACAGCAACAACAACACAGTGGGGAAGCTGTATCGTAATGCTAAAGATCCGGTACCGGACATGAGCAAAAGCAACGTAATATACAGGATCGACTGTCAAAACTGCCCCGGCAAATACATTGGAATGACGGCGAATAAACTCCGCAATCGCATGTATGGACACCAAACCCATGTCAACACACTGGAACAGCATCTAGCGCAAGGGCAGCAATATACCGATCTTCCAGTACAACAACTACGGGAAAAATCAGCATTGATCAACCATTGCATCACCCACCAACACCGGTTCAACATTAGCAATCCCACTAtcgtcgatataacgtacaagaaGCAAGCTCTGCAAGTGTTGGAAATGTGCCAGATCGCGACTACATCCAACACGGTCAACCATCGGACAGATACCGATAATCTAAGCTGTGCGTACGCACATTTACTCTCCTCTATCAAAACCCGAAGAGAGGAGGAGAGTCGTGCGTCGTCTACAAATAGTTATAATCGACCCGACTCCAACGACTACCCATCCCAACTAACACAGACAGACACAACCACCCAAACACCACACACTGTACAAATCCCTCAGTAA